One part of the Pseudemcibacter aquimaris genome encodes these proteins:
- a CDS encoding P-II family nitrogen regulator, which produces MKFKLIVAMVADEKTDQVIETARELGATGATVITSARGEGLTPAKSFFGVTVEGQVDVALFIVEEHMSRTILEAISEASDFKGSQGSGVALQLDIEDVVGLESQLATIQDEIEEQI; this is translated from the coding sequence ATGAAATTTAAATTGATTGTCGCTATGGTCGCTGATGAAAAAACGGACCAAGTCATTGAAACAGCACGAGAATTAGGGGCCACAGGCGCCACCGTTATCACCAGCGCACGCGGCGAGGGACTTACACCCGCCAAAAGCTTTTTCGGTGTAACGGTCGAAGGACAAGTTGATGTAGCCCTGTTTATTGTTGAAGAACATATGAGCAGAACAATTTTGGAAGCAATTTCGGAAGCAAGCGATTTTAAAGGCTCACAAGGATCCGGTGTTGCGTTACAATTAGACATTGAAGACGTTGTAGGCCTGGAAAGCCAGCTTGCAACCATTCAGGATGAAATCGAGGAACAGATATGA
- a CDS encoding DUF1538 domain-containing protein: MEELLIKMITTFLLTVRDVAPIGILLVFFQTFVLKSPVPNLKKVVVGFIYVITGLALFLIGLEQALFPLGDIMAKQLTDPAFITGGEGADGQVLEWWQYYWVYIFAAAIGFSTTVAEPSLIAVAMKASDTSGGTLKPWGLRIAVAIGVALSIALGAFRIVTGTSLAYYMMAGYLFVIVQTIFAPKTIIPLAYDSGGVTTSTVTVPLVTALGLGLASTVPGRSPLVDGFGLIALASLFPMITVMGYAQISQFLQTRNERSAQ, translated from the coding sequence ATGGAAGAATTACTGATCAAAATGATAACGACATTCTTACTTACGGTGCGTGATGTGGCACCGATTGGTATTTTGCTCGTTTTTTTCCAGACATTCGTTCTGAAATCCCCAGTGCCAAATTTAAAAAAGGTGGTGGTTGGGTTTATTTATGTGATTACCGGGTTGGCATTATTCCTGATCGGCCTTGAGCAGGCATTATTCCCGCTTGGGGATATTATGGCAAAGCAATTAACCGACCCTGCCTTTATCACTGGCGGTGAAGGGGCCGACGGACAAGTATTAGAATGGTGGCAATATTACTGGGTTTATATATTCGCGGCTGCCATTGGTTTTTCCACCACTGTCGCGGAACCATCATTAATCGCGGTTGCGATGAAAGCAAGCGATACATCCGGTGGCACATTAAAACCATGGGGCTTAAGGATTGCTGTGGCTATTGGTGTTGCCTTATCAATCGCGCTGGGTGCATTTAGGATCGTAACCGGTACATCACTGGCCTATTACATGATGGCGGGTTATTTATTTGTGATCGTACAAACCATTTTTGCCCCGAAAACAATTATCCCGCTTGCTTATGATAGTGGTGGTGTGACCACATCAACCGTTACCGTGCCGCTTGTCACCGCGCTGGGTCTGGGCCTCGCGTCAACTGTACCGGGACGAAGCCCGCTTGTAGACGGGTTTGGCCTGATCGCGCTTGCAAGCCTGTTCCCGATGATTACCGTTATGGGATACGCACAAATTTCACAATTTCTTCAAACACGTAATGAAAGGAGCGCACAATGA
- a CDS encoding CBS domain-containing protein: MTEIKHETVKEVMTTNLIMVDGLTTISDALDIMRKNEISSLVINRRNESDEYGLLTASDIANEVLVPDLAPERTSAYQVMQKPVLCMRANMNIRYAIRLCAKFKVSRALVIENDEAVGIVTLRDMVLRYTEEK; the protein is encoded by the coding sequence ATGACCGAAATAAAACATGAAACAGTAAAAGAAGTCATGACAACCAATCTGATTATGGTTGATGGGCTGACAACGATATCTGATGCACTGGATATTATGCGTAAAAACGAGATCAGCTCGCTTGTGATTAACCGCAGAAACGAAAGCGATGAATATGGTTTGCTGACCGCATCGGATATCGCGAATGAAGTACTTGTGCCTGATCTAGCACCTGAACGAACGAGTGCCTATCAAGTGATGCAGAAACCTGTGCTTTGCATGCGCGCCAATATGAACATCCGTTATGCCATTCGCCTGTGTGCAAAATTCAAAGTATCCCGCGCATTGGTGATTGAAAATGACGAAGCCGTCGGTATCGTCACATTACGAGATATGGTGCTAAGATATACGGAAGAAAAGTAA